DNA from Pelodiscus sinensis isolate JC-2024 chromosome 1, ASM4963464v1, whole genome shotgun sequence:
TTAAGGAGATCAGCCTCCATGCCTGTATTGCCCAGGTGTACTTCATTGCCACATTTCAATGCACTGAATCTGCCGTGCTTTTGTTCATGTCCTTCGACCGCTTCATCGCCATAAGTAACCCACTGAGATATGCTTCCATTTTAACCCTACCAAGAATAGCTAAGATGGGGCTGGTGAGTGTGATAAGATCGGTTACCATATTACTCCCTCTCCCCGTTTTCCTGAGGCAGTTCCAATACTGTCGATCCAAtgtcctctcccattcctacTGCCGGAATGAGGACATTGTGAAGTTGGCTTGCTCGGATATCAGAGGATACGGCATGTATGGCTTGATTGTTAGAATCTTAACAATGGGGTTGGACATGCTGCTCATCTTCTTCTCTTATgtgatgatcctcaaaacagtGCTGAGCATCGCATCTCCAGCAGAGTGCCTCAAGGCACTGAACACTTgcgtctcccacctctgtgccatcCTGCTTTTTTACATTCCAGAGTTCAGCTTGTCCGTGATACACAGATTTGCGAATGACGCTTCTCCTTTGCTTCCCATTCTTCTGAGCCACATCTCcctgctttccccacccctgatgaaCCCAATTGTGTACAGAGTGAAAAGCAAATATCTCCGTGTGAGGATCATCAAGATATTCACCAAGTGAAGGTTCTGTTCGTCATCCCTCTCCAGTGCTGGTGACACTGGAGAGATAAAAATGTGCTTAGTCACTAATTCCATCCTGGATCATCACATCTGAAGGGACATTTGTTTCTGATTTCTACTATGGAGAGAGAGGTACAGATGGACTCTAAGACCGGGGGTATTGAGTGAGGGGCTGTCCCCACCTGCTGGCGAGGGAGGACAGTGCACCGGGAAAAGGAGACCAAGGCAGCCAGCACCATTCCAGCGTGGCTATATTTGAGGGGAGCCAGGGAACAGGTGGGATGCAATGTCGGTGGTTGCTCCATCCTCAGAAGTCCTGTTGATACATTGATGGGCCTGCCTAGAGAGGAGTCCAGCAAACGACTCTAGTCTTGGTTCCCGctgcttccttccttctccttgtGGTGCTACAGCTGTTTGGAAAGGGATGGAAATGGTCCTCAGCTCCCCCACAGAGGCACCGATAGCTCCGAATCCAGCTCAGCCCTTTCAAGTTGGGATGACCAACTTTTCGACAGTTAAATAGGGACAGATGCAGGTGCTCTTGCCCCCCTTTTTTGATTCCccaacctctcctcttccccttctctaAGGCCCCATCCATTGCTCCATCTGTTCTCTCAGACTCCTACCCACTGACTCCTTGTCATTACCCAGAGCTCCATCCTCTCTCCAGGACAGAAGATAGAGCTCGACCATATTAAGAGACACCCATGGTGCCAGAGCTACATTGAAGAACCCCAAATCTTCTTGCCTCTGTgcagccccctccttcctgtgcaaagataaatgccaacaggcagagagaggctgctgTGACAGGCCCTAGTGGCCCATGTCTGGGAGCTGTAGAGGGTCCTAGAGCAGCTGTGGAGGCCCAGAGATTGTGGGTAGTTGGGCCCAGTGACCAGTGTATCACTGAGAACTGTGCATAATATTGGGCATCCCTGGATTCTGGGTCTCTCTTTTCAAGGAAGGGACCTCCACTTCCCGCAGCAATCTGAGTGAAAATTCCATGTATGGAGCTTTGTGCAAATTTCCATGTATGGAGCATCCTTGTTAATACAGGAGAGTGAATTATTGCAGAGAAATATGGACATTCATTAATTCATTCATTTAGTTCGTTCGTTCATTATTTTGGTGAGATCCCAGCTGTAACAGCATCATCTTTACCATTCAGCTGCCCCGAGGCAGTTATGAGACTAATCAGAACCATATGTACAGTGCAGACAAGCCCGGATTCCAGGAATGGAGCCTGCAGCAGGACTGGTTCTGCAGGCCAGTTGTTTATCATCATCACCCATCCCCTGGGATTTGACCTCCTGCCATTTTCCATTGGCTGTGATGGGGTTAAAGCTGGTGCACATAAAGCCAAAGagctgaggttccctgatggccaagtggccccaCGGGACGGTAAAAACAAGCTGCATAAAGGCAGTTGCCTCCGTctctgaacacacactgcctgctgcccgtgcAACCTCTCCGATGACTCCTTGTGCTTTAGGGTGTAGACCTCTGGTGCCAGCggctcccttctagcaggaactgggtaAGTTGGCAGGTTTCACGTTTGTTAAATTGCAAAGTGCAGGGCAAAGGCTGCAAGTTGTTTGCATTGGCAGATGTTCTGTGCAGAGGCagaggactcagctgggctgtcgGGGTGATCCAGTGACAGAGCTGGAGAGCAGGCAGTGGTAAGAAGCTGGGAATACCCCTGCCACATCTGCCGATGCGCCATTGTGGGGTTTTTAGGCAACCCAGAAATTCCCAATGAGCCTGGAATGT
Protein-coding regions in this window:
- the LOC142827334 gene encoding olfactory receptor 51G2-like yields the protein MSAVNGSEFTHTVFLLTGIHQQEDAHLWISIPFSLIYAMSIVGNSVILFIIKTDPSLYEPMCIFLSMLALTDLGFLIGTMPTILGIYFFNFKEISLHACIAQVYFIATFQCTESAVLLFMSFDRFIAISNPLRYASILTLPRIAKMGLVSVIRSVTILLPLPVFLRQFQYCRSNVLSHSYCRNEDIVKLACSDIRGYGMYGLIVRILTMGLDMLLIFFSYVMILKTVLSIASPAECLKALNTCVSHLCAILLFYIPEFSLSVIHRFANDASPLLPILLSHISLLSPPLMNPIVYRVKSKYLRVRIIKIFTK